From the Schistocerca piceifrons isolate TAMUIC-IGC-003096 chromosome 2, iqSchPice1.1, whole genome shotgun sequence genome, the window aaactagttaagttatactatacacttaacttgcaaaagttttcgttgtttgcaaattattattaacatttagcgcccataattaattaattattatagatatgaagattttgtgcagcgcaatgtgtagatcgctgtaGCTTACGTCTGAAAACGGTGCTATATGTTAAAACCTTTAcggcacagatgtcaacaaacaaatttgcactaagtggcgaaattttttagcgcggttccgatggtgaaCTTATTTCTGTTGAGGGATGTATGTGTCAAAATTTGTAATCTTAACTGGTGAGACTGGCACTTAAATAACCATGGGGTTGGACATCCGAGCCCATATAAGTGAGCGGCCATCTTGCCCAGGGGTCGGTCGCTGGTCAGTCGTTTcggagggtggcccatgtggtcgtttaagAAAGAATTTTTCGCGCCGATTTGTTTCGACGaggagtattgtttaatagtgcacgtgtgcaagcatatatttggtgaactggaagtgctacgattatttgtgtgagtacgatttacgaggtatacatcgtcgtaagtgaacatgtggcgaactgtgatttcacttcaaaactgttagaacaaagaggacagtgggatttgtggttctgttcgaattattTGAACAATTTTCGTTTATTGCAGCCCACATTATTGCTATTgcggctcggagtcaaattattattaaagtaaaattgtaaaccgtctcaccagtgctaatttcattgtgtaaaagaaaaggacaacgccaataaataatGATTGGACTGTCGTGAAAAATGATTTTAGTATAAAaatcgcctaattcttgttccatagcataaactgtactcatgtctgagtgaataattaattcaaaaactataacaaatgtgcgcgtgtggaagtgtactaatgcaccaatcATCctctgagacttacgtgagagcaaaaatttgcagtaacattttttaaccaacatttgtatgtgAAAATTCGTGTGAACATTCGCAACCGCACTTATTCTTTATTTTTACCGCCCCATCGCAGAGGGGATGGGTGGTCGACAAAAACTTTCTTGTGATTACCTCCCCTGGTCTCTTGAGGTAGAATGGTCTGCTATTATTAGCAAACGTTCAGACATCTAACTCAAAGTGTCCACAGCACAGTTCTAGCCGTCATAAATGTGAAGAGTGGACACTCCCTATATCCACTAGAAGGTATCCCAGtaattttcatcagatagtgtgtaCCCTCATTGGATAATTCATAATAGTGTAGTGTGAATACTCACCTGGAAGTCGACAAACCGTAAGTCGACAGGCTTTCCATCACGGTACTTAACCATTATATTCTTATTCCAGACATCGGCATGTACCAGAACTTTGAAATCGCTCTGAGCACAACTTCGAGTGACCGCATGCACGATTTTGTCCACCCATTCCTCGGAGTCTGTCTTGTATTTCTTCGAATACTTGTAACAGTCAGGGAAGTTCCCGAGCGCGACCCCGATGCTGCGGAACTGCTTCCTGTGGTACGGCTGCAGCAGGCTGGCGACAGGCGGTTGCCAGACGGGGTCTCGCCGCAGCAGAGGGTCGGCGCCGGAGTCGGGGCGGGCCAGGTCCAGCGTGCAAGAGGCGGCGTGCCACTGCGCCAGCCTGTCCAGCACCAGGCGGCAGTGCTCCAGGTCCAGGAAGCCGGCTGGCGGGGGGCCGTAGCCCGCGGCCGACAGGTCCTCCATCACCAGCACGTCGACGGGCGAGCTGGCAGCCAGGAGGCAGCGCGGACCCACGGCCTCAGCCCGCAGGCGGCGCAGCGCCTCGTGCACGGCAGGCACCAGGCTGGTCAGCATCAGCGTCTCCCTGGGGAACAGCTGCTGGAGCCTGCTGACCTCCGACACGATCCCCGTCTCATAGGTGCACTTCACTATCAAATGCCATGCGTGAACTTCCGCCTCTGCTGCTACTTCCACTTTCGCGGTCACTCTGTACAGCCTGCTCGTATAGCCTCTCTGCGTCTTGTTGGCGTTTTCCACCGTCATGGAAGCCACCCTCGGGGATTTACCACTGTACTCTGGCTTCAGAGCGACTGCGATGAATTCTCTGTTCAGCCACTCCGGAGGCTGACAATCAGAGTCTCTTCCCATACTGAGCTCTCTTCAACACCTGTATGATTCCAACCAAAATAATCAGCGAATCTGGTTGCAgagtgtgtgtttaaaaaaaatatatcattgtgagctgtacAATTTTCAGTTCACTTGCTATCGATCAACgtagaatttcttttttctttatcaagCACGTATCACCACAGCATATCAACAGAATAAGGTGacgttcatacactactggccattaaaattgctacaccacgaagctgacgtgctacagacgcgtattttaaccgacaggaacaagatgctgatatatggaaatcattagcttttcagagcattcacacaaggttggtgccggtgtgcgacacctacaacgtgctgacatgaggaaagtttccaaccgatttctcatacacaaccagcagttgaccagcgttgcctggtgaaacgttgctttgatgtctcgtttaaggaggagaaatgcgtaccatcacgtttccgactttgataaaggtcagattgtagcctatcgcgattgcggtttatcgtatcgcgacattgctgctcgcgtcggccgagatcgaatgactgttagcagaatatggaatcggtgggttcaggagggtaatatggaacgccgtgctgaatcccaaaggcctcgtatcactagcagtcgagatgacaggcatcttatccgcatggctgtaacggatcgtgcagccacgtctcgatccccgagtcaacagatggggacgtttgcaaaacaacaaccatctgctcgaacagttcgacgacgtttgcagcagcatggactatcagctcgaagaccatggctgcggttacccatgacgctgcatcacaaacaggagcgcctgcgatggtgtactcaacgacgaacctgggtgcacgaatggcaaaacgtcattttttcggatgaatccaggttttgtttgcagcatcatgatagtcgcatccgtgtttggtgacgtcatggtgaacgcacattggaagcgtgtattcgtcatcgccatacgcgcgtatcacccggcgtaatggtgtggggtgccattggctacacgtctcgatcagctcttgttagcattgacgccactttcaacagtggacgttacatttcagatgtgttacgacccgtggctctaccattcattcgatccctgcgtaaccctacatttcagcaggataatgcacgaccaaatgttgctggtcctgtacgggcctttctggataatgttcgactgctgccctgcctagcacattctccagatttatcaccaattgaaaacgtctggtcaatgttggccgagcaagtggctcgtcacaataggccagtcactactcttgatgaactgtggtatcgtgttgaagctgcatcggcagctgtaccggtacacgccatccaagctctgtttgactgaatggccaggcctatcaagaccgttattatggccagaggtggttgttctgggtactgatttctcaagatctatgcacccaaattgcgtgaaaatgtaatcacatgtcagttctagtataatatatttgtccaatgaatacccgtttatcatctgcatttctgcttggtgtagcaattttaatggccagtagtgtatatctaatGAAACGAGTTCTCAGTGATATTATGTCAAACACAAATGTACGTTATATTCTACATTGTTCTCTCTCATGTATGAAAAACATTCTGTTCTTATTTGGTACACATCATGTTAATATCTGTAGGTGGTTCAACATGTGAGCTGTTACCTGACTGTTGCTTGTTAGTGACTAAATAAGTCAAAATTGGCCGGCGGCAAATAAACCGAAAATTGTACTGCCAATAATGCACAACGCATTCTTTTGAAAAATATGTCGCAGCTGTGGATCCATATGCAAACAAAATATCATGCTTATGTGAAAAAAGGTACTCAGATGACCAACCTAAATCTGTGATGCGTCTCCCCATGTGCGTGGAGGTGCAAAAATGCGTTTCTCTAGACAATGACATAGCAGATGACGATGAGAGATACTTCAGAAGCCAGGGAGGCAATCCAGGCGTGTAGTATGCACTGCTGGCCTGCACGTTAGAGGTAGTTCCACAACGAAAGATCCAATGGAACAGACGCAATAATATTTACAACAGGACACAGAGTTTTACAAATGCTGACAAATGTAAACTTTAGTAATAAATACGTGAACTGCTTTAAGTAAGGATCTTTCACAACAAGTGTGTGACGGGGCATGAATGTTAATAGAATCCATGTCACCAGAGCAATGAACGTTGGTACAAATAATTCACTTGACCATTGGGGTTGTGCTGTGAATATGAAATTTGTGACATGTTGTTCATCCCGCCTTTGCAGCCGACTGTGTCAGCATTGCTCTGGCTCGAGTCTTTGGTCAGTGGGATTCAAGCTGCAGTTAGTACCGATTCAAGACAAGGTGCGATGGCATGAGACGATTAATTTGTCCTGGAGGCCAGCTCTGTGGCTGTAGTGCAGAAGCCAGGAAGCCACTGGTGCAACACTGATGGTCAGTGCAGGGCGTGGCAGAGTGTGGTGCGATGGTCAAGGCTGTTGGTGATAGTGAGTGGCGTTTGGAGCGGTCAGGCAGTGTAGTGGGAGACATGGTGGTGACTTGTAGCACATCAGCCGACAGCTGCAGTGCTAGTACCTGATGAGTCTAGGGGTGCAACGAGCCCGGTATGGTTCACTGGCCTGATACATTTTGGATGGATGTGGGAGGCCAAAGACGTCATAGTGGGCTGCAGTCAGAGCTGTGAGAACAGAGTGAAGATGTTGGATGTGGGTGAGCCGCTGGACGGTACCAAAGGAAGTTAGCTGGATGGTGTGCCATGGAGCTGGGCTCTTTGAATAACCAACAGTCGacatgtggccgagcagttgtagagACCATTGATCAGAAGTGCGGTCGGTGTCTTTTTCCATTTGTGAGAGAGGATATCAGCCCCAGTAAGAGATGTAGAGGAGTGGCTCTGGGTACTACTGCAGAGGAGGACTGTGCTTTAGTGACCTGCAGTTATCGTGTGGCAGGTGGTAGGTGGTCAGGTAAAGAGGCATGTGGACTGAGTACACTGTATATtgaatagacagagagagagagagagagagagggagaaagagagagagaatgcacACGTGCTTTGAGAGTGGTGGATCATTACAGACATATTTTGCAAGATCAGGCCGTCAGGAAAGTATACTGAAATTGttcattgatgagccaaaacactatcaCCAACTGCTTAattgcttgtttgtccgtctttggaaggaaatacataactgattctgcataTGAGGGATCCGACGGATTGCTGGTAGGTTTGTTGAGATACGTGGCAGTAGATGTCTACGCCCAGGCTAACtcgcgtaaataacaggccgctcATTTGCGTACGCAATGGTGGCTCCCGAGAGCGACACAGACGGGTTCTATagtatttacatcagacgaatttggtcgccgaaacatcaatgtgagttcattatgatgctcctcaaaccactgtacatggttctggctccgagatatgGACAGTTATtttgctgaaaggtgacatcgccattggggatgacatcaagcatgaagggatgcagatggttcgcagctgtcagcgtgtcttcgattattaccatgAAAGTGCAGGGGAAtgtctcccaccagcctgcgtccgtgacgcgctGCACATTTCAATCTGTCTTTCACCTCGAagacggcgtttgtgaagacgaccatcaTGCTAATGTAGCAAAAGTATGATTCACTGGAGAAgcctacacgtttccattgatcgacggtcgaaaccCGATGGTCCTGtgaccactgcaatcataactcACGATGTCGTTAggttaacatgtgaacacgtacgggtagtgtgctgcggagctccatgtccaAGAATTttcaatgaacggtgtgctctgaaacacataTGCTTccaccaacattgtgctctttcgataGAGATGCCACAGATGACCATCTgctctactttacagagcagacaagcctccaaactctacgttctgtgaagggtcgtggacgtccaaccgtttAGAGCCTAGTGGAAGTTTTACTGTACTTCAatttctttccgtagatgctcgtgatagcagcacgtgaacatccgaggagcttcgtcgttttcgagatactcgttcacaggctctgcaaaataataatctgtcctttgtcaaagtcacttatctcaatggatttccccatttgcagcccatgtccTCACTAGGGCGACCCTTCGTCGATATCTGCTCCGATTACATACTTTTGCTGCcccgtcacgtgcctgcaacgctgCCAGGCGGCTCCAGTGTCGCGGTGGGTACTGATCATAACGTTTTCGCTTATCAGtgtattttcaaaatggttcaaatggctctaagcactctgggacttaacaatGTATGTTCCCTTCAAACTACTGCCGTGTTAATTTCTGTCGAAGCGAGAGATTTGTGAATATTTGTCTGATTACGCTAAGAGAGTGCCGAATATTGTACTTACTTTGAAGCGCAGAAAATTACGTCATTAGTGTTGATCATAGCATATGTAGAGTTGTAGCTCTTTTGACTGTAGTGatattagtagtagtagtgagtAATTGGTGGGGGTACTGGCTAGTAGAGGTAGAGATACGCGTTATTATCCATCTGTTATGCTATGTAGAGTGATGTTAGATTGTGAAATTCAAGGGCTGAAAGTGTGATTCTACTTATTTTATGCATTTGTTCTATTATTATCAGTGGTGCCTAATAGTAAGGCCTATGGGACAAGAGTGCGAATACTTGATCCGCAAATTTGTTCATGTTAGTGGCCCCTTAATTGTCCCTGGGGCTGTATCTAATGTTAGGTTGTTGTATGACCTTGCTTAGGAAATCTTTACTGTATGTGTGACATTATGGTATCCAATTTCAGTGCTTATCAGAATGACAGCTGCAGGACTCTTGCCCATTTCGGCTTACCTGCTGAAAGAAATTTGCTGCCTAAGCTGGTAGAAGCTCCTCTGCAACTGGGTGCAACATGTACTTCAAGCAACAGCAAGGGCTGCCTACACAGTGGCGGCCACCTGGTAACGACAAGGACTACATCAATGTACCAAATGTCTGCCTGCCaacaaaagaaaggaagattagtgtttgtATCACTGCAGAAGAGGTCATAGGAGACAAAGCATATGCTCGTGTTGGGAAGCCATGGtccagcatttgtcttaagcaatttacagaaatcatggaagatctaaatcaggatggatggAACATTCTCCTCCTAAATACGAGTTCAGCACCTCACCATTCCACAACTTCACGCGGCGTTTGTTTGGGAATAATCTTCGTAAAGGGTCGAAAAcacatattttgtgaaaataatgGTAAGTTCTCTGCGCTCTGGTTGACGCCTTGCAGCTGGTATTTATCTGATATTGAATGAAATGCCGTATTTGAGCCTAAGTTTTATAGTTAATAAGTTTATTGATAGAAACTAGTTTCCAATGCTGAATAATTTAAGAAATGCATAGCTACATAAATTAGCTTATTGATGTATCGCTATGCATTCAGGAATCGCTGTATTTGTTTTCAGTTGTCTTATATAAAAAAATGGTACATTTCTGCTAGGACTAATTATACTGCTGACAGCAGTAGTATATCGCTCATGATGATGTATCCAGTCAGATCTTAAAACCTCTGTCTGTTTCCAGTTACTGTCTCTGGTAAGTGAATGGGAAGTCCTGAAAGATCCAATAGGATGGATCATCCTGTTCTAATCATTCTCAAAACACTCGTTCCCACCGTTCCAAGTTGCTGATGCAGGCAAGTGCGACTGTGACAAACTGACAGGTAAAGTTATTCGACACGCACGAAAAAGGAAACGAACAATTTTCGTCCCCACCCGGCTAGATGATTGGCATCTCGCTTGTCGAGGGAACTTTGGAGAAAATATGTTTCAGAATATCTCCAAGGAAAACTAGTTACCTTTGCAAAaatagacataatgtcttatgggataacagcaatcagtgattttataatgatacttaaaatccgtcttaattgcattttttttttattcatatgaccggtttcggttcattcagaaccatcttcagatctgatatttcagttaccgGAGTACCCCATCCAAATCCAACATCTTTCACATGCTCCGTCATAtcttgatatttcagttacaggagtaacccgtccaaatccagcaactttcacatgctccGTCACATCATGTGATTTTGAAGGACTTCCCTGGAAaccagtttgaattcgtgcaacatcttcttcaggaacacgagggcgtaCAGGACTCTTTCTATTACATACACattctgtatctagaaactgtcgataccatctgtgaATATTCCATCCATTCGgcggatcaatttggtacctcaacctgaaacgtctctgCGTTGTAAtaacggaattgcacttcgcaaactcgatagcacaaaatgatttctgctgcggagtaggcATTTTAAACATGGGCCGGTTACTAAGCAGAAGGAAGACAattgacatctagcggctatttaTATAAACTacactatgtattcgtttctccaatagcggGGCCGAGGCGCAGCcttcgatagtttggacaaaataatactttgtaattcgTATGTTCTTTTTGAAACCCCTGTATTTTGTCATCCAGTCATCTTTTATCTTCCTAAGCTACACTTCTTTCTAGGAAATAGGCCGATGAGAGTGCTTCTAAACCAAGGCACACATCTTGCTTTCCCAGTTAGAGTCCAGTATTTTATAggtcattaaaacaaaacagcatGTACCCTAGTGTCGGACATCTTGTTCTCTCTACCACACCTGGTGACAGCTAAAATTTGATCTTTGCACACCTACTTGGTTCAAGGTACAAAGgatactgaaattacatatcatgaGGTTATTTCCACGTCCAGATTGTCTGTATTATCATTCTCTGAAAGTAGACACGTGGGTATTTATTGGTACCATAGACTGAAGTTGCAGATAACGTACACGAGACGACTAGTATAGACAGATCTTTGTACCAAAGAAAAACAATATTTTACAGAAGCCAAAAACCGTTTGTGTTATGTGATAAAATATTCTTCCATGACGTTACAAAACACACATGGCTTATGGTGTAAAAAACAGTTGACCCCTCGGATTAAGTGCCACAATGTTATTTCAACTTTTAAATTGTCTGTACTGTCTATCACAAATAAGCAACTATTCGTTGTAGACCAAAACATGATGACTGTGGTTCGATCTTTGTTCACACTTAGTGTAAGGCAGAATGGAGCCTAAAATTAAATGTAACGATGTTATTCCCGAGTCTAAATTGACCCTAGTGTTTGTCCACAACTAATCATAGTTTGGCTATAACTGATACAACAGTGCCAAAGTACAGTGATCAGGACATAGCAGGTGCGGGGACTGAGTCCTCCCTACTCAATACTGGAATCCAACCGAGGCTGGACACAGCTGTTGTACACTCCCCGTatgatactcgtatccgaatacAATGATCAAGGTGCGACAAATGCTACGACTAGAGCGGGGCTCTATGTTAAGGGGAAACGACAAGAATCAGGCACGGCACTTGTGTACACGCTGTAGAGCACTTCTTCTAGCCAAGAGGGTGTAgaattttaatttcatcctttaTTTCCTGCATATTAATAATGTTAAGACATTACACATCCTTTTGGGTGGAAGATTGCAGCTCGTCCCCACGTCCTAACGGTATTTACGTACAGCACTTTAAATTTAGCCCTTTAGCAAATAAATGGTAGTTAAATGCAGCTGTTCGGCATCTTTAAACTCCGTAACCTTTAGCAAATGAATGGTCGTTAATTGTAGTTATTCCAGCAGCATTAAATTCTGTAACCGGCTTTTCTATTGATAAATGCACAATGTTAGGAACGACCGTACGTATGTACATGCAAACTTCTAAGCAGATCCAAATGAGGATGGGGGATTATAAACAAAATTCTTGTGTATACTCTAATGTACTTAATGTCCTTGGATCCACCATTTTCTGAGAGTACAACAAGATATGGCTACTTTCCATTGGCATTTACAACAATACTCATATACTGTATGTCCCCCAGTTATATCCAGTTTTTTTCATATAATgtgtttaaaataatttgtaagccTTGTTTAGACATGTGAAAGCGATTGTTCTTCTTTCAGTAGCTGATTATTTTCTTCCTCCGTTGCAACTATTTGTGTCAAATGCTCTAGTTTGTGTTCTTTGAGATCTTTCATTTGCAGGCTTCTTTTGTTTACACATAATACAGTAACTGCGTTCAAAAGAGAACATTCTGTAGTAGGGAATGGTTTGGGACTGTTCGATATGTTTGTTCTTCTTCTTAAGACTTGCAGAATAACATTATTCGTGGGAAGAAATCCAAATTTGTCAACATCTATATTTCCCAGTGTTGTGGAGAAGAGTGTCCCAAattgagaaaaatatgtttctAAAGCTTTAATGTAACGCTTATGTctgctacattactggccattaaaattgctacaccacgaagatgacatactacaaacgcaaaatttaaccgacaggaagaagatcctgtgaaaTGCaaatatgcttttcagagcattcacacaagtttggcgccggtggcaacacctacaacgtgctgacatgaggaaagtttcaaaccgatttctcatacacaaacagcagttgaccggcgttgcctggtgaaactttgttgtgatgtctcgtgtaaggagcagaaatgcgtaccatcacgtttcagagtttgataaaggtcagattgtagcctgtcgcgattgcg encodes:
- the LOC124775718 gene encoding uncharacterized protein LOC124775718; translation: MGRDSDCQPPEWLNREFIAVALKPEYSGKSPRVASMTVENANKTQRGYTSRLYRVTAKVEVAAEAEVHAWHLIVKCTYETGIVSEVSRLQQLFPRETLMLTSLVPAVHEALRRLRAEAVGPRCLLAASSPVDVLVMEDLSAAGYGPPPAGFLDLEHCRLVLDRLAQWHAASCTLDLARPDSGADPLLRRDPVWQPPVASLLQPYHRKQFRSIGVALGNFPDCYKYSKKYKTDSEEWVDKIVHAVTRSCAQSDFKVLVHADVWNKNIMVKYRDGKPVDLRFVDFQVSHLASPARDLVFFLYGNASEQVHRHHLSDLLLEYHSALSAALRALGLQRHADAYPLHKLLADMDSLAMLALYCVCYAPLSTATDQRGVAIMDGLGVAADYSEALVRLYSDPTLISYWRFINPILESKGAL